Genomic segment of Peromyscus leucopus breed LL Stock chromosome 23, UCI_PerLeu_2.1, whole genome shotgun sequence:
TCGTCTTTGGAAATGCTCGCCCAGTACCCCAGGTGCTTTACTAATCCCCCGGGCTTTTCctaatccagtcaagttgacagtcaagattaactaTCTATCACAAGTAACTTGCCCGGGCTCAAACCGGAAGGtgcctcagagctcagagcctcTAAAGAATCTTACCTAGGCAGGTTCTGGCATCGCTTGGAGAATGGGAAGGTCCAGCGGCCCCGGGGCCTACCCTGCAGAGCTACAATGAGCAGGAACTGAGTTTTAGCCACAGTTACCCAGGGCCTATCTTAGCCACAGACCCCATGCTCCCTCTTGTCTCACACTGGGCTGCTTAATATTACTTTCCTTGGGCTATCAAGATGCCTCAGCAGAGGAACTGCCCCAGAGTTTGAccacctgagttcatttcccagaacctgcatggtaggagagaatcaaTTCTCACTGGTTGTCCCGACCTCCATGCCTGCAGCGTGGAACTTGCGCACCCAGGGTCACACAcagcaaatgtaattttaaagacatTGCTTACCCGACTCTCACAGGCCCTGAGTTTGAGatatgtctgtcctggaactccagtaTATaaagtggtttgttttgttttctttctaatggTGCTGACAATCAAACTTAGGGCATTGTGTATAATAAGCATCCTACCGATGTGCTGTATCCCTAGACCCTATAAAGTAACTTAGGCGCCTAATATTTGTCCCGATCCCATCACTTCTCATCCACTCTGCATCTTATGCACCAGGACCATTCTCTTGAGAGACGCTAGGTACAACTGGGAAGGATCCCAAGTGCTACCTCGGCTCCCCAGAGATGCCTGGATATCACTCCCATATTAAATAACCCTGCTGGAATTACTCCTGGCCATGACTCTGGAGTCTAATGTTTTGTTTCCTGAATGTGTCTGGATCAAGAATCACCAGGCTGGCTTGTAGAATGTAGATTCCCCAAACATCACCATCTACCATGAGCTGATGCAGGTTGGCAGGTTGGTCTGGGTATGCCTCTGGAATATCTCTCTAACAAGTACCCAGGCACCTTGAGTAAATACTCCTTAAGAGCCTAGGCTCAGAGCtgaggttgtagctcagtggtaggagcATTTGCTTGGCCTACACCAGGCTTTGTGCTCCATCCCAGCACCAAAGTagatgatgaaataaaaacacagtctCTCtgctttggctttatttttattttggatacAGTAGATTATTCACTTACTTGCAAATTCAACGGTAAAAAGTTGTTcttaaaccaggcagtggtggcgtaggcttttaatcccagcacttgggaggcagaggtaggcagatctctgtgagttcaaggccagcctggtctgcaaagcaagttccaggacagccaaggatacacagagaaagaaaccctgtctcaaaaaaaaaaaaaaaaaaaaaaggttctccACTCCTGTCCCAAGCCCCCAGTTGTCTCCAGAAGTGACTATTGTTGCCAGTTTATTGCtttttataaacaaatgtatCCTCAATCCCCATGccttttttctggagctgagaacggaacccagggccttgtgcttgctagacatgcgctctaccactgagctaaatccccaaccctgcccCATACCTTTTTGAAGCAGGATatctatgcagaccaggctggctttgcagagatctgcctgtctttgcctcccaaatgctaggattaaaggtgtgcaccaccatgcctgggaagAATCTATACACTTCCACTACCTAAGAGTATAgagacctgggctggagagatggctcagcagggaagagcactggctgttcttccagaggactctgttTAGAGTTCctgcacccacgtggcagctcacaaccatttgtaacaccttcttgggcaccaagcatgcacgtggtacacagacacacacgcaggcaagcacacaaaaataaaagaatatatagggctgggcactggtggtgcatgtctttagttccagcatttgggaggcagaggcaggcagggctctatgagttcgaggccagcctggtctatagagtgagttccaagacagccagggctacacagagaaaccctgtctgaaaaaaacaataaGGGTAGGCACAGTGTTATCTTGGGGACTTACCAACCTGTTTCCTCTAAACTAGCAGAGAACAGCAGGTCACCTCACAGGTTATGTAGTCACAGAAGAGGCAGCTGAAGCTATCCAGACCCAGCTGGTGCAGAGTAAGCACTCAGCACGTGTGTAGTCATGTTGAGCCTGCTTCGTGGAGTCAGGTGCAGTCAATACCACACACCCTGAAGCGGGTCACCATACTTAGAATTTAGGGGCAAAGAAAACGTCATAACGTCAGTGTAAGCTCTTCTGTtttgctgaggctggccttgttCTCACtatggaggccaggctggtgtcAACCCCTTACTGATTCTCTTCCctccatctccagagtgctgggattacaggtctgagcCACCACCATGCCTCACTAAGTGTGGGGCatttgctgagattttttttccccctgagacaaggtttctctgtagttttgttgcctgtcctggaactcactctgtagaccaggctggcctcgaactcacagagatctgccacctctgcctcccgagtcctggcattaaaggtgtgcaccaccaccaccgcccggcaagagctttatttatttatttattattaagaaaaaattttcattcatttcacacaccaatcaaagatccccctcttccctcctcccacctccccagccttcccccaacccatcccccattcctccccacaagaaggcaaggcctcccatggggaggcacatccagtagaggcaagtccaagctcttCCCCCGTCTCAAGGCTGCATGGGGTGTCCCATCATAgggagtgggctccaaaaagccccctcgtgcaccagggatggattctgattctactgccagccAGCCCCCCAGCCGCCCAAGCAGATCAGACTGCACAattgtctcgccatgcagagggcctagtccagtcccacacGGAGAGCTTTACAGGCAAACGTTGAGCTGAATCGTTTCTTTATAGTGTGTTCGACGTAGCAAGTTGAGCAGGGCAATAGCAgtacaggaggcagagccaggcggatctctgtgagttcgaggccagcctgggctacataagtaagttccaggacagtcagagctacatagtgagaccctatctcaaaaaaaaaaaaaaaagacaaaataaagccaggcagtaggcagtggtggtgaacacctttaatcccaacactcaggaggcagaggcacggagatctctatgagttcgagtgatctacagagtgagttccaggacagccagggctgttacacagagaaaccctgtcttgaaaaaacaaacaaggggggtgggctgggggaaaggggaggggggcaggaagggagagaacaagggaatctgtggctgttatgtagaacggaatagtattgtaaaataaaataaaagtttaaaaaaggggaaaaaaagaaaaagaaaaaaacaaacaaacaaaaaaagcatagtATGTTTAACAACATCCCTGCTCCCGGATTCCAGTAGCATTCTTCTCTGTCCACCATGACAGACAGGATCGTCTCCAAGCAGAACCAAATGTTCCCCAAGGAGCCGGGCGAGAGCAAGACTCCTAGGTGGTTTTAAACTACTGTCTTACAATGCTGCCCCTACggagtgtgtagcccaggctagcctcaaactcagagatgcacctgcctctgcatccaagTACGTGTATGTAGGGCACTGGCTACCACAAGTATCCTGCGTACTCCTGGCTTTTAATCCTCGAGAGTCCTGCGTTAGGCTAGGGAGGTGGGGACCTGCTTTAATCTCCAATCTTGGTGACCAGTGTGGCACAGAGCAGtctcattctcctcctctctGGGCTAGCTCAGACGTGGCAGAGCTGAAGCCACTTTCTTGCTCCACTGCCTCGAATCctcaactcacacacacacacacacacacacacacacacacacacacacacacacacacacagtgtgtcgGGGGACCCACACAGTTGGTCAGgttgcctctctcctcctccctcaggttccccccacccctgctcaagCCGTAGGTCCTTGGAGCAAGGCCACTAGGTGGTTCTTTATTTTCATGCACTCTGCTATAAGATCATAGGGCAAAGGCTGGAAACAAGCGGgtccccagggccagccagggatTAGCAATACCCCCACCTCCATTGGCCAAGAATGCCCTAGTGTCTGGAGGAGTGGGTGCCCACTGAGGGAGCCAAGGGCGTGCCCAGAGTCGCCGCTTGCTCCTCCCGCAGGAGCTGCACCGGTCTGAGCAGTTTGGTGACAAGGGCTGGCGCATCTCCTGAGCCTTGATGAGCTCACTCGCTCGCTCTCTCTACAGGCGTCTGCGACGGCGCTGGAACTAGTATTGGAAACACAGACACCCTCTCCCTGAAGCCTCACAATCACCCCAGACAAGGCCGCATAAAGAGTTGCATCCATGCAGGCCGAGGGCCCCCAGCCTTACTTAAGAGTCTTGAACAGGGACAGACCCCCTGACTTCAGCTCAGTGCccacctcaggaggctgagatcgCAACAACTCAGGAGATCTGGGCAGGCCTGGAGGGCACTTGCTCTTCTAGGAACATGCGTTTCAaagaggagtaggaggaggaagtgatACCAGCATTGTTCAGGGACCCAGGGCTGCCTGGGCCTCCTCAGAGGTGGCAGAAAAGATGTCTTCTCACCCGGCATCAGGTATCTTCTTCCTCTGGGCTCATCAGAGCAGCTATCGCTTCCCTCAGCACACCATCCGGGTCTTGAACCTCTACCTGGATGGCAGCAGGGGGAGGGGATTGGTCGGTTGTTTGAAGGAGCATGGAAGGCCCCAGGAGACCTTGCTAGGGATGCTCTGCTTGGAAACAAAACCTCATCTATAGTCCCTGGACGAGTGGGGCTGcggaggctgtttttttttttttttttttttttttttttgtctctctggCTTCAGGACCACCCACCTTAGGGATGGGGAACTGGGTGGGCTTCGGGGCCTCATCGCGGCCAAAGTCGATCATGGTGCCACACTTGGCCACGTCGTCCACCCAGAAGCCTTCAAAGAGCTGCCCACGGTCCAGGTGAAAGAAACGCCCGTGCCCGTTCTTCATGCCTCTCTCCCAGCTGCCCTCATACCGGTTCCCATTCTCtagagaaaggacaggaaagcGTGGGTGCCGGGTGCAGGGAAGCAGCCGGGACTATCAGGCGGGGCCACACCGGTCCTAGCTGCTGACAGGGGCGTGATAGTCATTAGGCACTAGACAGTGGGTGTAGTGTCCAGCTCGACACCATCATCAACGCCGTCTGACCTCAATCActtcaagagatttattttttgttgttgttgttggagacagCACCTGGCGCATGCGCACACTCAGCACGTCCTCTGCCTCTGGGGCTAAGGCTCTAAGCTCCgatctgtggtttttgttgttgcttttattttgttttgttttgttcggCAGCGCTAGGGGCTATGaccatgctaggtaagtgctctacacCCCCAagccttggcctggaactccatatgtaaACTAGGAATTcggagctccacctgcctctgcctcccaagtcccgTGATGAAAACCACGCAAGTTTTATCTTTTTAGACAGCCTTTTGCCACCTGgctagcacaggctggcctccaaggcGAAGCAATGCTGCTGATCCCAGGTGTTAGGGACCATGCTCACCTcccatttgtatttccttgagtgtgtctgtgtgaagcgCAGGCACTTGCGCATCATGGTGCATTTGTAACACGCAGAGGTGAGAGGCAGCCCTGGGGAacggttctctcctctcaccttgTGGGATCCAGGATCAGGCTCGGTCAGGTCCCTGTGGAGGTGTCctaactcactgagccatctcacaggcccctcTCATTTATAAAAATCTTAATCGCAAAATGTTAACCCTAAGGAAACTGAATCCCAGTTCAATAAATTGCCCAGGGTTCGTTCCAGAGCTAGCACCGGCTCACGCCAGGATCTGAATTCATGCAGGCTTGCCCAGAGTCCAGCCGTGAGAAATGAAGCGCCTAGAACTTTTGCTGTGGAACCTCCCTGAAGGCAGGCTTTGCTAAGGAGTCTAGGGCCGACAAGACAGACTGACCGCCGAAGCCCTCCCTGCTGACCCAGCCCAGGGCCTCAGCTTACTTGGATCTCATTGGAAGTTGGACTATCACTTTTTCAGGGCCAGCAAGACTAGAGTTAAGTCCGGGACTTGGCTGGTGGGGCAGGGAGTCTGGGGCGAGCTCTTTCCGGGACGGGGCGGGGCCGAGAGGCGTTGGGGGCGTGGTTTCATGGGGGCGGGGCACTCACTCAGCCGCAACATGCCCTCCCCTTCAGGCTTGTCGTTCTGCCACTGGCCCTCGTAGATGTTGCCATCGGGGTAGTACATGCGTCCCCACCCGCTGCGCTGGTTGCCACACCACTCACCCTCGTAATAGTCCTTGGATCCGAAAAACTGGATCCCATAGCCCTGAAAGCAGGAAGATGTCCCACCATTTGCCGGGTTACCCAAGTCTCACACCTGAGCGTCCTCCTACACGTAGCCAGTCATTCAAGCAGAGGTGAAAGAATTCTAGATGCGGGTTTCGATCCATCCCGTGCACTGCCTTCCTACAGCCTGCAttggtttttctctcttctgtagtCCCCTTGTCTCTGGCCCCACTTCCACATACACCCTCCATACAGCCACCGGGAGGATATTTTATAGCCCATAGGATCACCCATCCACCTCAGATTGCAATATTCAGTGACCTCCTCAGCTGTCTACTTATAAAACATAAATGTGACATTTGAAGACCAACCGCAGGAAATCGGGGCCGGTTGGAGATCACA
This window contains:
- the Morn3 gene encoding MORN repeat-containing protein 3: MPVTKCPRKSEPLWKGWDWKAQKNGLRHQVYAVNGDHYVGEWKDNLKHGKGTQVWKKSGAIYEGDWKFGKRDGYGTLSRPDPETGKYRRVYSGWWKGDKKSGYGIQFFGSKDYYEGEWCGNQRSGWGRMYYPDGNIYEGQWQNDKPEGEGMLRLKNGNRYEGSWERGMKNGHGRFFHLDRGQLFEGFWVDDVAKCGTMIDFGRDEAPKPTQFPIPKVEVQDPDGVLREAIAALMSPEEEDT